The Xenopus laevis strain J_2021 chromosome 5L, Xenopus_laevis_v10.1, whole genome shotgun sequence genome has a segment encoding these proteins:
- the LOC108716542 gene encoding histone H2A type 1-like has translation MSGRGKQGGKTRAKAKTRSSRAGLQFPVGRVHRLLRKGNYAERVGAGAPVYLAAVLEYLTAEILELAGNAARDNKKTRIIPRHLQLAVRNDEELNKLLGGVTIAQGGVLPNIQSVLLPKKTESSKSTKSK, from the coding sequence ATGTCTGGCAGAGGCAAACAAGGAGGAAAAACCCGTGCTAAGGCAAAGACTCGCTCATCTCGTGCTGGGCTGCAATTCCCAGTTGGTCGTGTTCATCGTCTGTTGAGAAAAGGCAACTATGCTGAACGGGTGGGAGCCGGAGCTCCGGTCTATTTGGCTGCAGTGCTCGAGTATCTGACTGCTGAGATCCTGGAATTGGCTGGGAACGCTGCCCGAGATAACAAAAAGACCCGTATTATCCCCAGGCACCTGCAACTCGCTGTGCGCAACGATGAGGAATTGAACAAACTGCTCGGAGGGGTGACTATCGCTCAGGGTGGAGTCCTGCCCAACATCCAGTCCGTGCTGCTGCCCAAGAAAACCGAGAGTTCCAAGTCAACTAAGAGCAAGTGA
- the LOC108716548 gene encoding histone H2B 1.2-like has product MPEPTKSAPAPKKGSKKAVTKTPKKDGKKRRKSRKESYAIYVYKVMKQVHPDTGISSKAMGIMNSFVNDIFERIAGEASRLAHYNKRSTITSREIQTAVRLLLPGELAKHAVSEGTKAVTKYTSAK; this is encoded by the coding sequence ATGCCTGAACCAACAAAGTCCGCGCCAGCACCGAAGAAGGGATCCAAGAAAGCGGTGACTAAAACCCCGAAGAAAGATGGGAAGAAGCGTAGAAAGAGCAGGAAGGAAAGTTACGCCATTTACGTGTACAAGGTGATGAAGCAAGTGCACCCCGACACCGGTATTTCCTCCAAGGCCATGGGTATTATGAATTCCTTTGTCAACGATATATTTGAGCGCATTGCAGGGGAAGCCTCCCGCCTGGCTCATTATAACAAACGTTCCACCATCACCTCACGGGAGATCCAGACCGCGGTCCGCCTGCTGCTGCCTGGGGAACTGGCCAAACACGCCGTGTCCGAGGGCACCAAGGCTGTCACCAAATACACCAGCGCCAAGTAA